CCGGGCCGGCGACCTGGCTGTTCGCCTGCGCCGTGGTGGTGACGGCGGATCCGTGGGCGCTGATGCAGCCGGGCTTCTGGCTGAGCTTCGTGGCGGTGGGCGTGCTGTTCGCCACCGCCGTCGGCGGCCGGGAGACCCGCGAGGAGGGCCGCCATGACGCCGAGGTCCGCGCCGATCCCCGCCCGGAATTCGGCGCCTGGCCCCGCCGCGCGGCCCGTGCCGGGGCGGGCCGCCTGCTCGCCCTGCTGCGCGAGCAGGGCGTCGTCACCCTCGCCTTGTCGCCGCTCACCCTGCTGCTGTTCGGGCAGGTGTCGCTGGTCGGCCTGGTCGCCAACCTGGCGGCGATCCCCTGGGTGACGCTGGTCGTCACGCCGCTGGCGATGCTGGGGGTGGCGTTCCCGCCCGCCTGGGATGCGGCGGCGCTGGCGGTGCAGGGCCTGGCCGGCCTGCTGCAGCTGCTGGCGGCGCTGCCGTTCGCCGTCTGGAACAGCGCGGCGCCGCCGGGGTGGGCCGGGGCGGCGGGCGTGCTGGGCGGCCTGCTGCTGGCGATGCGCTGGCCCGCGCCGGTGCGCGCGCTGGGTGTTCCGCTGCTGCTGCCGGTGCTGCTGTGGCAGGCCCCGCGGCCGGCGCCGGGCGAGTTCGAAGTGCTGGCCGCCGACGTTGGCCAGGGCAACGCGGTGCTGGTGCGCACCGCCACGCACGCGCTGCTGTACGACGCCGGGCCGCGTTTCGGCAGCGACAGCGATGCCGGCCAGCGCACGCTGGTGCCCCTGCTGCGGGCGCTGGGCGAACGGCTGGATGCGATCGTGCTCAGCCACCGCGACAGCGACCACACCGGCGGCGCCGGATCGGTGCTGGCGATGCAGCCGCAGGCGCGCCTGCTGGCGTCGCTGGAGCCGGCGCACCCGCTGGCGGTGCGGCACGCGGCCGCGCCGTGCCTGGACGGCCAGCAATGGGACTGGGACGGCGTGCAGTTCCAGTTCGTGCATCCGCCCGCGGCCGATGCGGGCCGGGCGGCCAAGCCCAACGCACTCAGTTGCGTGCTGCGCATCGCCAACGGGCGGCAGGCCGCGCTGCTGGCCGGCGACATCGAGCAGCCGCAGGAGGCGGCGCTGCTGGCGCGCAGCGCGCCGCTGCGCGCGCAACTGCTGCTGGTGCCGCACCACGGCAGCCGCACCTCGTCGAGCGACGGCTTTCTCGATGCGGTGCAGCCGCGCTGGGCGCTGGTCCAGGCCGGCTACCGCAACCGCTTCGGCCATCCGGCAGCGTCGGTGGTCGACCGCTACCTGCAGCGCAACGTGGCGCTGGTCGAGTCGGCGCGCTGCGGCGCGGCCTGGTGGTCCTCGGCCCGCCCCGAGGCCCTGCGCTGCGAGCGCGCGGCGGGTCCCAGGTACTGGCAGCACCGGTTGCCCGAGGCGGGCCCCTGAGGAGCGCGGCACGGGGGCTGGCCTGCGCGTGACCGCCGCCAAGCAGCCTGCCGCCGCGGAGCGCGAGCCTCAAGCGCGGGCCAGGTTCCCGCGGGCGCGCGCTTCCAGCGCGTCGTGGAAGGCGTCGGTGAGGTAGATGCGCGGGCGGGCCAGGAAGCCGCGCAGGACCTGCGCGCGGCGCTCGCGGTACAGCGGCTCGGGCACGTGGGCGTATTCGGCGCGGATCTGGCGCTGGTAGTCGTCGAAGCGGGCCGGCGCGGCGCCAAGGATGGACAGGTCGATGTCCAGCAGCAGGCGCGTGTCGGGGTCGTCGCCGGCGTAGGCGTGCGTGCGCGTGGCCATCACCAGCGCGTGCACGCGATCGGCCACCTCGGGTGCGCAGCCGGCGGCCCGCACGCCGGCCCGGGCCCAGTCGGCGCTGCGCTGCTCGTTGTCGTCGCGCCGCGGGTCGTACACCGCGTCGTGGAACCACAGCGCCAGTTCCACTTCGGCCGGCCGCCGCGCCAGCATCGAGGCCGCTTCGAGGTACGACAGGCATTCGCGCAGGTGCTGCAGCGTGTGGTAGTGGCGCTGGGGCTCGCCCCAGGCCGCCACCAGCTGGTTGAGCAGGCCGCCGTTGACCGTGGCGGCGCCCAGCTCGCCCCACAGCCGCTGCCAGGATGCCAGGCCGATGGTCATGAGCCGCCGCGCGGCAGCGCCGCCTTCACTTCGCGCCCCAGCTCGATCACCGCCATCGCGTAGTAGCTGGACCAGTTGTAGCGCGTGATCACGTAGAAGTTCTCGGTGCCGGCCACGTAGGTCGGCGGGTCGCTGCCGTTCTGCAGTTCCACCAGCGCCAGCGGCCCCTCGTGCTGCACCGCCTCGCCCTCCAGGTGCGCGCCCTTGGCCAGGAAACTGGGCACGCTGAAGGTGGGCAGGATGTCGGGCGCCAGCAGCGCGTCCAGGTCGAGCCGGTCGGTGTCGAAGCTCACCGGGTAGTGGGTCGGCATGCCGGGGTGCCAGCCGAACGCCCTGAAGTAGTTGGCCACCGAGCCGATCGCGTCGGCCGGGCTGCCCCACAGGTCGATGCGGCCATCGCCGTCGAAGTCGACCGCCCAGCGGATCCAGCTGCTGGGCATGAACTGCGGCATGCCCATCGCACCCGCATAGCTGCCCAGCGGCCGGGCGGGGTCGCCGCCCAGCCGGCTTTGCAGCGCCAGGAACGCTTCCAGCTCGCCGCGAAAGAACGTGCTGCGTTCGACTGCGCGCGGGTGGGCGGCCGGGAAGTCGAAGGCCAGCGTGGCCAGCGCATCGAGCACCCGGAAATTGCCCATCTGCTGGCCGTAGATCGTCTCCACCCCGAGGATGCCGACCACGATCTCGGGCGGCACGCCGAAGTCCTGCTCGGCGCGGGCCAGCGTCTCGCGGTTGTCCTGCCAGAAGCGCACGCCGGCCTGGATGCGGACCGGGTCGATGAAGCGGCTGCGGTACACCGCCCAGTTCTTGGGCGTGCCGGCCGGTGCCGGCTGCATCAGCCGCTCGACCACCGCCAGGCGCTGCGCCTGGGCCACGACCCGGCGGGTCCAGTCGGGATCCAGCCCGCGCCGCTCGGCCACCTGCTCGGCAAAGGCCATCGCCTCCTCGCGGCCGGCATAGGGCGGGCCCTGGCGCGCCGGCGCCTGCACCTTCACCTTCTTGGGCGAGGACGGCTTGGCCACAACGCCGGGCGCGGGCAGCGCCAGGGCCATGGCCGCCAGCGCGGCGGCCAGTCGGGATGCATTCATCGGGAAAGGGGCCAGGGCAATCGGTTGAACTCGCGCTGCAGCGCCGGCAGCGGGGCGGGTGCCTGCGCCGCGTAGCGCTGCGCTTCCAGCCGCAACAGCCAGTCTGCCAGCGGCTGTCCTTCGCTGCCGAAACGGTTGGTGACGGCAGCGGCCATCCGGCGCGGGCCGGCCGCCGCGGGCAGCGCCACGCCGGCCTGCTGCAGCTTGCCGCGCACCCGGGCCAGCAGGCGCAGCCACGGGTCCTGCCGTCTGCGATCCCAGCGCGCCCAGGCCGCGCCGGCCACCGCCACCGCGGTCACGATGGCGATCAGCACATAGCTGAGGTCCTCCCAGCGCGGCGACTGGAACCCGAGCTTGCGCAGCAGGTCCAGCTGCTTGCTCTGGGTGTAGTTGAGCACCCACTGGTTCCAGCGGTTGTTGACCGCCTCCCAGGCCTGGCGCAACCCGGCCAGCAGGGTCGGGTCGACGGTGCCCAGCGCCGTGGCGAAGGCGCCTTGCGGGGCGCGCAGCCGCTGCAGCGACCCGGTGCGCGAGGGCGCCACCATGGAGGTCGG
The sequence above is a segment of the Ramlibacter tataouinensis genome. Coding sequences within it:
- a CDS encoding DNA internalization-related competence protein ComEC/Rec2, yielding MHDRHAAPARAWLPLLAGAVLGPALQLQQARLGSAAAYAGLLALSLLALAAVLRQPRWRHPALVLALAAAAGFAGCGARAAVFASQALDPALEGRDLVVTGRIAALPQRHEWGQGLRFAVEDAQRDGVPLRIPDRLALGWYAAGAFADEGLVEPQRALPDVRAGDRWRFTVRLRAPHGNVNPHGFDYELWLWEQGVQATGYVRTGRDDPAPQRIGTSWRHPVERARQSVRDAIQARIADPQAAGIVAALVAGDQNAIARDDWDVFRATGVAHLMSISGLHVTMFAWLAGIAVGWGWRRSTRLCLAWPAQHAALFGGLLLAAAYALFSGWGVPAQRTLLMLASVAWLRLSGRRWPGPATWLFACAVVVTADPWALMQPGFWLSFVAVGVLFATAVGGRETREEGRHDAEVRADPRPEFGAWPRRAARAGAGRLLALLREQGVVTLALSPLTLLLFGQVSLVGLVANLAAIPWVTLVVTPLAMLGVAFPPAWDAAALAVQGLAGLLQLLAALPFAVWNSAAPPGWAGAAGVLGGLLLAMRWPAPVRALGVPLLLPVLLWQAPRPAPGEFEVLAADVGQGNAVLVRTATHALLYDAGPRFGSDSDAGQRTLVPLLRALGERLDAIVLSHRDSDHTGGAGSVLAMQPQARLLASLEPAHPLAVRHAAAPCLDGQQWDWDGVQFQFVHPPAADAGRAAKPNALSCVLRIANGRQAALLAGDIEQPQEAALLARSAPLRAQLLLVPHHGSRTSSSDGFLDAVQPRWALVQAGYRNRFGHPAASVVDRYLQRNVALVESARCGAAWWSSARPEALRCERAAGPRYWQHRLPEAGP
- a CDS encoding HD domain-containing protein — encoded protein: MTIGLASWQRLWGELGAATVNGGLLNQLVAAWGEPQRHYHTLQHLRECLSYLEAASMLARRPAEVELALWFHDAVYDPRRDDNEQRSADWARAGVRAAGCAPEVADRVHALVMATRTHAYAGDDPDTRLLLDIDLSILGAAPARFDDYQRQIRAEYAHVPEPLYRERRAQVLRGFLARPRIYLTDAFHDALEARARGNLARA
- the mltB gene encoding lytic murein transglycosylase B, with product MNASRLAAALAAMALALPAPGVVAKPSSPKKVKVQAPARQGPPYAGREEAMAFAEQVAERRGLDPDWTRRVVAQAQRLAVVERLMQPAPAGTPKNWAVYRSRFIDPVRIQAGVRFWQDNRETLARAEQDFGVPPEIVVGILGVETIYGQQMGNFRVLDALATLAFDFPAAHPRAVERSTFFRGELEAFLALQSRLGGDPARPLGSYAGAMGMPQFMPSSWIRWAVDFDGDGRIDLWGSPADAIGSVANYFRAFGWHPGMPTHYPVSFDTDRLDLDALLAPDILPTFSVPSFLAKGAHLEGEAVQHEGPLALVELQNGSDPPTYVAGTENFYVITRYNWSSYYAMAVIELGREVKAALPRGGS